In Scophthalmus maximus strain ysfricsl-2021 chromosome 13, ASM2237912v1, whole genome shotgun sequence, the genomic window TCTTCTCTCTGAACCAGTTTGGACTGAAGACGCTCCAGAGCTCCCAGAACCTGCTGCCGCTCGGCCGCCGACGctgaggacggacacacacacagagatgagagagagaggggggagggagagagagagagagagagagagggagagggggggagagagagagagagagagagagagagggagagagagagggggagggagagggggagggagagagagagagagagagagagggagagggggggagagagagagagagagagagagagagagggagagagagagggagagagagagggagagagagacagagagagagagagagagagagagagagacagagagagagagagagagggagagagagagggagagagagagggagggagagagagagaggggggagggagagggagggagggagagagagagagggggagggagagagagagagggagagagagagggagagagagagggagagagggggggagggagagagagaggggggggagggagagagagagggagagagagagagagagagagagagagagagagagggagggagggagagagagagaggggggagggagagagagagggggggagggagagaggggggagggagagagagagagagagagagagagggagagagagagggggagagagagggagagagagagggagggagagagagagggagagagagagggagagagagagggagagagagaggaggagagagagagggagagagagaggaggagagagagagggagagggagggagagagagagggagagagagagagagggagagagagagggggagagagagggagagagagagggagggagagagagagggagagagagagggggagagagagagggagagagagaggaggagagagagagggagagagagagagagagagagagagagagagggagagagagagagagggagggagagagagagggagagagagagagagagagggagagagagagagagagagagggagagagagagggagagagagagggagagagagggggagagagagagggagggagagagagagaggggggagggggggagagggagaggggggggagagggggggggagagagagagggagagagagaggggggagggagagagaggggggagggggggagagggagaggggggggagagagggggggagagagagagggagagagagaggggggagggagagaaagagagagagagagagggagagggggagagagagagagggggagagagagagagagggagggagggagagagagagaggggggagggagagagagagggggggagagaggggggagagagagagagagggagagagagagagagggagagagagagagagagagagggagagaggggggggagggagagagagagaggggggagggggggagagggagaggggggggagagagggggggagagagagagggagagagagaggggggagggagagaaagagagagagagagagggagagggggagagagaggggggagggagggagagagagagaggggggagggagagggggagggggagagagagggagagagagagggagagagggggggagggagagagagagaggggggagggagagagagagggagagagagagagagagagagagagggagagagggagggagggagagagagagaggggggagggagagagagagagagggagagagagagaggggggagggagagagagagagagagagagagagagggagagagagagagagagagagagagggagggagggagagagagagaggggggagggagagagagagagagagaggggggagggagagaaagagagagagagagagagggagagagggagagagaggggggagggagagaggggggagggagagagagagagagagagggagagagagagggagagagagggggagagagagagggagggagagagagagaggggggagggggggagagggagaggggggggagagggggggggagagagagagggagagagagaggggggagggagagagaggggggagggggggagagggagaggggggggagagagggggggagagagagagggagagagagaggggggagggagagaaagagagagagagagagggagagggggagagagagagaggggagagagagagagagagggagggagggagagagagagaggggggagggagagagagagggggggggagagaggggggagagagagagagagggagagagagagagagggagagagagagagagagagagggagagaggggggggagggagagagagagaggggggaggggggagagagagggagggaggagggagagagaggggggagagagaggggagagagagagggggagggagagagagagagagagagagagagagagggagagagggagagagaggggggagggagagaggggggagggagagagagagagagagagagagagagagagagagagagagagagagagggagagagaggggggaggggggagagagagagagggagagagagagagagggggggagagagagagagagagagagagggagggagagagagagggggagagggagagagagagggagagagagagggagggagagagggagggagggagagagagaggaggagagagagagggagagagagagagagagagagagagagagagagagagagagggagggagagagagagggggagagagagagggagagagagagggagggagggagagagagaggaggagagagagagggagagagagagagggagagagagggagagagagggggagagagggggagagagagggagagagagagggggggagagagagagagagagagggagagagagagagggggagcgagagagagagagagagggagggagagggggagagagagtgagggagagagagagagggggagagagagggagggagagagggagagagaggggggagggggggagagagagagggggagagagagggagagagagagggagagagagagagagagagagggagggagagagagagagagagagggagggagggagagagagagggagggagagggggagagagagagagagagagagagagagagggagggagagagagagagggagagagaggggggagagaggggggagagagagagggggagggagagaaagagagagagagagagagagagagagggagggagagggggagagagagagagagagagagagagagagagggagggagagagagagagggagagagagagagggggggagagagagagagggggggagagagagagagagagagagagagagagagagagagagggagggagagagagagggagagggggagagagagggggagagagagagggagagagagagagagagagagagagagagggagagagagagggagagggggagagagagagagggggagagagagggagagagagagggggggagagagggggggagagagagagagagagggagagagagagggggagcgagagagagagagagagagagagagggggagagagagtgagggagagagagagagggggagagagagggagggagagggggggagagagagagagagggagggagagagggggggagagagagagagagggagagagagggggggagagagagagagagagagggagggagagggggagagagagaaagggggagagagagagagagagagggagggagagagggggggagagagagagagagagagggagagagagagagagagagagagagagagagaggggggggagggagagagagagagatagagtgtgtgtgtatgtgtgtgtgtatgtgtgtgtgtatgtgtgtgtgtgtgtgtgtgtgtgtgtgtgtgtgtgtgtgtgtttaatctgGAGCAGCTGAGAGAATTTACCTGTcgggacattttcaaacatcGTGGTCCTTCACTCTGTCGAGAACGAATCTGGACCGAGAGGaaaatcatttcactttaaCTTCAAACACTGAACATGGAAAACGGATGATTCGGACAGGAAGTGTGAAGGTACGACGACGACTGAGAGACATGACACCACGGCAACAAGACACGAACGAGACAAACATCAAACAAccacagaaagacacaaacaacgacacaaagacacaaacaaagacacaaacaaagacagaaagacaaaaacaacgacagaaagatatgaaatatttcacatcacagtaaataataatcatgtacAGATTATTATTGTTCCAGTGTGacgtaaacacacagacacgtcacTGGAGAACAAGCCGCgtcgcgcgcgcacgcacacaccaaacaaaaaagCCTGAAGCTGAGCACGTGTGAGGGGGAAACTCACCTGTGAGCTCACCTGAGAaaaagcaggaagtgaaactCAGCAGCTCACAGGGGAAGAGGGGGGACGCGATTTATTTAATAGATACATAAAGTGTGTAAGAGAGTGTAGAGTTGTGTAGAGTAGTGTAGTGTAGAGTTGTGTATTGTAGAGTTGAGTAAAGTTGTGTAGTGTAGAGTTGTGTATTGTAGAGTTGTGTAGTGTAGAGTTGTGTATTGTAGAGTTGTGTAGTGTAGAGTAGTGTAGTGTAGAGTTGTGTATTGTAGAGTTGAGTAAAGTTGTGTAGTGTAGAGTTGTGTAGTGTAGAGTTGTGTATTGTAGAGTTGTGTAGTGTAGAGTTGTGTAGTGTAGAGTTGTGTATTGTAGAGAAGTGTATTGTAGAGTTGTGTAGAGTTGTGTAGTGTAGAGTTGTGTATTGTAGAGTTGTGTAGTGTAGAGTTGTGTATTGTAGAGTTGTGTATTGTAGAGTTGTGTAGAGTTGTGTAGTGTAGAGTTGTGTAGTGTAGAGTTGTGTATTGTAGAGTTGTGTATTGTAGAGTTGTGTAGAGTTGTGTATTGTAGAGTTGTGTAGTGTAGAGTTGTGTATTGTAGAGTTGTGTAGAGTTGTGTATTGTAGAGTTGTGTAGTGTAGAGTTGTGTATTGTAGAGTTGTGTATTGTAGAGTTGTGTAGAGTTGTGTAGTGTAGAGTTGTGTATTGTAGAGTTGTGTATTGTAGAGTTGTGTAGAGTTGTGTAGTGTAGAGTAGAGTTGTCGGTCTCTGTCCGTCGACAGGTTCAAGTCAACAGGTACATCAAAGttcacaaagagaagaaaaactttttaaaaactcactTTATTCAACCGAGCGACGACTCCACCGTCACTGACGTCATTGGACCACACTGTAACACCACTTCCGCTCCATCAGATCGACACAAGCGTCCGACGAGCCGCCGCTAGCATGTAGCATGGAGCTAACGCTGCTTCCTGCGCGGCGTCGGGAAAGTTGTCTCGACGTCACGTCTGGAACAGGGTGAAGCTCCGGGGACGAGCGGCGGcgggtccgggtccgggtcctGGTCCGGTCGGGTTCCCGGAGAACACAGCGACTCCACGGGCGGTTCAGTACCCGAGCAACAAGTCACCTGAGGCGGACACGGTCCGGCGGCAGCGTCgctttaatgctgcgttcaggtgctgTCGGAAATACCACGAGCCTTCCCGTTCTCCGGATGTTTTAGTTCATGAAAACACTGAACGAATCCAGATGTTTCATCTGttagtttattgttttatttaatcaaatacCTGGTTGTTTCTGCTTAATGTTGCAACTCTGATGTTGCTGTTCCTGATTTCCTTGGTTTAATAAAGTTTCttttaataatgacaaaatattaaaggtTATGGCGACTTGtcaatgaaataacaaaacataacaacaaaacTGAAACGTCAGTCAAGACATTGGAAACATAACTTTCAGTCCTGAGTTTGTtaataaatttaattaatacatttgttgTCTATCTACTGTACTAAATCTTTAAAGGGCCCATGTTGTCAAATTGACATTCcctgttttttattcataataaacaAGGTCGAGGGTCTGTAACAgcaaaagtgtcaaaacggtcaataaacagacaaacagacagtctacattcagcagctgattttttttatgatgccTCAGGACTTGTGACGTCATAGTGATGCAGTCTCTGTCTTCAGCCCCGCCCCCAGCGCTCACtgtcattctgttgctgagtGACCAACAACACGAGAAAAATCAGGAAGCCACATCAATGCACAGGATTCATAAGGAGATTAACACAAGAGCTGCTGCCTCGCTCCGGGACAACACGGTCAGAGCCGCTCTGAGCGGATAACAGGCACGTTCAGATGTTGAACAGAGAAGGTGGTTGGCCAGgccgtgcgtcactcagaaatccgtcggccaatcagaagagaggctcataacataTTAATGAGACAGGCCAGcgttgacctgtttctttgcagagctccttaaaaagatttataaaaccatattgaaataaaacagataaatcttcttaaggatcaaaacttccaataaaacaccagaaaagtTCAATATGGACCTTTAAGAAACATATCACTCAAATAATACTGTCCTAGTAAATAAGTATTTTGGTGGGAAAAGGCTTTGATTCTTAATACAATCGGAGACAAGACTCGGAGCTGCATCATATCTATATTatcaaattcaattttcatcATTCATATTCAACATTATTTAAAACGTTTTATTTGACAAACAGAGCACACAGCACCTCTTAAtaaatttacataaaaatcatattgaAGCTGAACAGGTGATTATTAAATGAATTACGCATTacaaaatatcaataattataataataatacagttcCGTCAAAGCAGATAGCCATGAAATCAAAAACAGCtaaaaataatatacatataacacaaacacatgaaaaaagatATGACCGATTTACCAGATAAAACATCATTTGGCAGTTTGTTGTGTCTGTCAGAGCTTTAAATTACCACTTTGTAGGTCCGTTCTGAAGGCAGCACCCCGTCACGTGACAGACCTGGAGTCCATCATGGTGCCCTGCAGGACGCTGCTGTTGTATTTACGCTCGGCGATGTGGACGCTGCTGTTCTACTGCGCGTGTTTCCAGCTGACGGAGGTTCTGACCGAGGACGTGCAGAGCTGCGAACATCTGCGGCTCGGACAGTATCCTTCCTCCCGCTAGCGGCCACCTGACGCCCGGACTCACGGACAGGAGccgctgttagctgttagctgttagccgttagccgttagctgTTACCTGTTAGCTGGTAGCCGGTAGCTGGTAGCTggtagctgttagctgttagctgttagctgttagctggtAGCTGGttgctgttagctgttagctggtAGCTGGTAGCTGGTAGCTGGTAGCTTACCGAGGCTTGGGACAACCAACTGTACGGAGTAAATACTCAGAGGAATATCACTGAATACTGTTATTACTGCGTTCAATATTACACGTGTTACCTTGTTAAATACTACAGCGTAAACTACTAGCAGTGTGTGAAACACTGCACGTGTTACACTGTTATTgcattctgtctgtctgtctgtctgtctgtctgtgtgtgtaacatgtagttaggacagtgtgtgtgtggatcatgtagttattactgtgtgtgtgtgtgtgtgtgtgtgtgtgtgtgtgtgtgtgtgtaagtagcATGTAgttattacagtgtgtgtgtgtgtgtgtgtgtgtgtgtgtgtgtaagtagcATGTAgttattacagtgtgtgtgtgtgtgtaagtagcATGTAgttattacagtgtgtgtgtgtgtgtgtgtgtgagtaacaTGTAGTTTGTAGTTattacagtgtgtttatgtataacagtgtgtgttgctgtgactCCGATAGTTAGGCGTACAGTACTTCCTGTTAGGGTACTGTACTTTCTGTTTGGCGTACAGTACTTCCTGTGAGTGCACAATACTTTCTGTGGGCGTATATCCAATCAGCTGGTAGCGTGGACTCCTTCACTCGGCTCATGTATCTGTGTAATGGCCCCAAGATCGACGAGGCCACTCAGGAGCCGGAGAGCTGCCGGGACACGAGGGCCTGGGGTGAGTGTGGGTGACAGGACGTCACCTTCACGTCTGACAGTTTGCTCACGTGTTTTCGTACATATGGTGCGATGAGCTGCTTTGGGCGTGGCTTCATCATTAAGAAACAGAACAGGGTGTAAAGTATCTGTGACGTATTTCCTCTGTAAGGACTctgaccagtgtgtgtgtgtgtgtgtgtgtgtgtgtgtgtgtgtgtgtgtgtgtgtgtgtgtgtttgtttagtgGAGTGCCTTCCAGCTCCAAATATCAGCTGTCGACTCTCAAACGGGACGGAGTTCAGGTTCAGTGGGAAGGAGGTGGGATTCAACAAAACCATCTCCTGCAGGAATGTGTAAGTGttttcacgcacacacacacacacacgtaacatcaaaataaaatgttttttaatttcattgttttgatCTGAGCCTgggaatttatttttgtaccttttaaaaaaatatatttttggtacGACACAatgaacatttttctcttttgatttaaATTCCTGATTGAGGATATTAATCTGTTTATAAT contains:
- the tm2d1 gene encoding TM2 domain-containing protein 1 isoform X1, coding for MIRTGSVKAAPRHVTDLESIMVPCRTLLLYLRSAMWTLLFYCACFQLTEVLTEDVQSCEHLRLGQYLCNGPKIDEATQEPESCRDTRAWVECLPAPNISCRLSNGTEFRFSGKEVGFNKTISCRNVSGYSYKVAVALSLFLGWIGADRFYLGYPALGLLKFCTVGFCGIGTLIDFILITMQIVGPADGSNYIVDYYGARLTRLSITNQTYRKPHLSL
- the tm2d1 gene encoding TM2 domain-containing protein 1 isoform X2, with amino-acid sequence MVPCRTLLLYLRSAMWTLLFYCACFQLTEVLTEDVQSCEHLRLGHVDSFTRLMYLCNGPKIDEATQEPESCRDTRAWVECLPAPNISCRLSNGTEFRFSGKEVGFNKTISCRNVSGYSYKVAVALSLFLGWIGADRFYLGYPALGLLKFCTVGFCGIGTLIDFILITMQIVGPADGSNYIVDYYGARLTRLSITNQTYRKPHLSL